The following proteins are co-located in the Campylobacter concisus genome:
- the hisF gene encoding imidazole glycerol phosphate synthase subunit HisF, which translates to MNHFAKRIIPCLDVKDGRVVKGVNFVGLVDAGDPVEIAKRYNDEGADELCFLDITASHLGRDTIVDVVKKVASKLFIPLTVGGGIRTIDDISRLLNAGCDKVSLNSSAIKDPNLIDEAAKKFGSQCVVVAIDAKKIENGYSVFINGGRIDTKKDAFSWAKEVESRGAGEILLTSMDNDGVKQGFNLELIKIFSTLSIPTIASGGAGKMEHFKEAFEAGADACLAASIFHFGEIEIKKLKEYLKANGVEVRL; encoded by the coding sequence TTGAATCATTTTGCAAAACGCATAATCCCATGCCTTGATGTAAAAGATGGCAGAGTCGTAAAGGGTGTAAATTTCGTAGGACTTGTCGATGCTGGAGATCCTGTCGAAATAGCTAAAAGATACAACGACGAGGGCGCTGACGAGCTTTGCTTTTTGGATATCACAGCTTCTCACCTTGGTCGTGATACGATAGTTGATGTGGTAAAAAAGGTCGCAAGCAAGCTTTTTATACCCCTAACCGTTGGAGGTGGCATACGCACGATCGATGATATCTCTCGCCTTTTAAATGCGGGCTGCGACAAGGTGAGCCTAAACTCATCGGCTATAAAAGATCCAAATTTGATCGACGAAGCGGCTAAGAAATTTGGCTCGCAATGTGTCGTCGTGGCGATCGACGCTAAAAAGATCGAAAATGGTTATAGTGTCTTTATAAATGGCGGCAGGATCGATACCAAAAAAGATGCCTTTTCTTGGGCGAAAGAGGTCGAGTCGCGTGGAGCAGGGGAGATATTGCTAACCTCTATGGACAATGACGGCGTCAAACAGGGCTTTAACCTTGAGCTAATAAAGATATTTAGTACGCTTTCTATACCAACTATCGCAAGTGGTGGTGCAGGTAAGATGGAGCACTTTAAAGAGGCTTTTGAAGCTGGGGCTGATGCGTGTTTAGCTGCTTCGATATTTCACTTTGGCGAAATCGAGATAAAAAAACTAAAAGAGTATCTCAAGGCAAATGGCGTTGAGGTTAGGCTCTGA
- a CDS encoding purine-nucleoside phosphorylase, translating to MLIVSAGKNEIFDFALPMGVGLVDMAISLTKFLQKRACIGADEKGINLKNIDPHYLTKIETKFANSSNPELQNLSQNLSKNPERNLYQMPEKIVFVGSAGLYKDGEILQIYESSVGANIEISSVENRSYSPIECEISSIVSRGTIKTNSSNFITTDKNLAHKMFEKGYFLENMEFFSVLKVAQIFKIPAYGIFVATNFCDKNAHADFIKNHAEAKKILTKYIKENM from the coding sequence ATGTTGATTGTCTCTGCTGGAAAAAACGAAATTTTTGACTTTGCTTTGCCAATGGGTGTGGGGCTAGTTGATATGGCAATAAGTTTGACAAAATTTTTGCAGAAACGAGCATGTATTGGAGCGGATGAAAAGGGTATAAATTTAAAAAATATCGATCCGCACTATCTTACAAAGATTGAAACTAAATTTGCAAACTCATCAAATCCAGAGCTACAAAATCTAAGCCAAAATTTGTCAAAAAATCCTGAACGAAATTTGTATCAGATGCCAGAAAAAATAGTTTTCGTTGGCTCGGCAGGTCTTTATAAAGATGGTGAAATTTTACAAATTTATGAAAGCTCGGTTGGGGCAAATATTGAAATTTCTAGCGTAGAAAATAGATCTTATTCACCGATTGAGTGTGAAATTTCTTCTATCGTTTCACGTGGAACTATCAAAACAAATTCATCAAATTTCATAACTACAGACAAAAATTTGGCTCATAAGATGTTTGAAAAGGGTTATTTTTTAGAAAATATGGAGTTTTTTTCTGTTCTAAAAGTAGCTCAAATTTTTAAAATTCCAGCTTATGGAATTTTCGTAGCGACAAATTTTTGTGATAAAAATGCACATGCTGATTTTATAAAAAATCACGCAGAGGCCAAGAAAATTCTAACAAAATATATAAAGGAAAATATGTGA
- the rlmN gene encoding 23S rRNA (adenine(2503)-C(2))-methyltransferase RlmN has translation MINLLDLSIDELKELVSPPFRATQIYEWIYKKNATEFSQMLNLPKDMRQDLAEKFYIDPLKCVKFEQSSDGSIKYLFELKDGLKIESVLLPMKEEISDENGKISRHARYTVCVSSQVGCKMGCAFCLTAKGGLVRNLTAGEIVGQILWIKRENNIPYERRINVVYMGMGEPLDNLTNVSKAIKILALNEGLAISPRRQTVSTSGLGSQIKKLGEMDLGVLLAISLHAVTNELRSRLMPINKAYNIEAVMDAVRGFPIDMRKRVMFEYLVIKDLNDSVSDAKKLVKLLHGIKAKVNLIYFNPHEGSEFGRPELTSMLKFQEHLRDHGVTCTIRQSKGLDISAACGQLKQRNENAKFKAITGNKNSKTQSLEEIVKPV, from the coding sequence GTGATAAATTTGCTTGATCTTAGTATTGATGAACTAAAAGAGTTAGTTTCTCCACCATTTAGAGCAACACAAATCTACGAGTGGATATATAAAAAAAATGCAACCGAATTTAGCCAAATGCTAAATTTACCTAAAGATATGCGTCAAGATCTGGCTGAAAAATTTTATATCGATCCTTTAAAATGTGTAAAATTTGAGCAAAGTAGTGATGGTTCGATCAAGTATCTTTTTGAGCTAAAAGATGGGCTAAAGATAGAGAGTGTTTTGCTACCGATGAAAGAGGAGATTAGTGATGAGAATGGAAAGATTAGTCGCCATGCTCGCTATACGGTTTGTGTTAGTTCGCAGGTTGGCTGTAAAATGGGATGCGCTTTTTGTCTAACAGCAAAGGGCGGGCTTGTTAGAAATTTGACTGCTGGCGAGATTGTGGGACAAATTTTATGGATAAAAAGAGAAAATAACATACCATATGAGAGGCGCATAAATGTCGTTTATATGGGTATGGGTGAGCCACTTGATAATCTTACTAATGTTAGTAAAGCGATCAAAATTTTAGCACTTAACGAGGGTCTAGCCATATCACCACGTCGTCAAACCGTTTCAACTAGCGGACTTGGTAGCCAGATAAAAAAGCTTGGTGAGATGGATCTTGGCGTGTTATTGGCCATATCGCTTCATGCTGTTACTAATGAGCTTAGAAGCCGCCTAATGCCGATAAATAAGGCATACAACATCGAGGCTGTTATGGATGCTGTGAGGGGATTTCCTATCGATATGCGAAAGCGTGTAATGTTTGAATACCTTGTTATCAAGGATTTAAACGATAGCGTGAGTGATGCTAAAAAGCTTGTAAAACTACTTCATGGCATAAAAGCGAAGGTAAATCTTATATATTTTAACCCACATGAAGGTAGCGAATTTGGACGACCCGAGCTTACCAGCATGCTAAAATTTCAAGAACATCTAAGAGATCATGGCGTCACTTGTACGATTAGACAGAGCAAAGGGCTTGACATAAGTGCAGCTTGTGGACAATTAAAACAACGCAATGAAAATGCAAAATTTAAAGCTATTACTGGTAATAAAAATTCAAAAACACAGTCACTCGAAGAAATAGTAAAGCCAGTGTGA